A section of the Pochonia chlamydosporia 170 chromosome 2, whole genome shotgun sequence genome encodes:
- a CDS encoding steroid 5 alpha-reductase (similar to Metarhizium robertsii ARSEF 23 XP_007825560.2), translating into MAIVEGWYPPTRENWETILLTFRILYPFISIMQFFISWYGMGKTSVKSSFNIPGRIAWMLMEVPGFTTVLYMMNTLPQIHGIDDLPWQNRVLAGLFVIHYIYRAILFPFIQPSMSPIHILVALMATGFQVLNGICIGGWLAAYGPVTEAEWTAQSSTLQFCIGISIFYVGLAANFFHDEELREIRRTEQRRQQRVQGNGNAKQVSVEKHYQIPQAGLFRYVLYAHYLCEWVEWFGFLVAAGWGCVPAWTFLVNEVFAMLPRAVKGKKWYIEKFGEEKIRKRWAVLPGVV; encoded by the exons ATGGCCATCGTGGAAGGATGGTATCCCCCTACGAGGGAGAATTGGGAGACCATACTCCTTACTTTTAGGATATTATATCCCTTT ATTTCCATTATGCAATTCTTCATCTCGTGGTACGGCATGGGCAAAACCTCTGTCAAGAGCAGCTTCAATATCCCTGGCCGCATCGCCTGGATGCTCATGGAAGTACCTGGCTTCACCACCGTCCTCTACATGATGAACACGCTGCCCCAAATCCACGGCATAGACGACCTACCCTGGCAGAACCGCGTGCTAGCAGGTCTATTC GTCATCCACTACATCTACCGCGCCatcctcttccccttcatcCAGCCGTCCATGTCCCCCATCCACATCCTCGTCGCCCTCATGGCAACGGGGTTCCAGGTCCTCAACGGCATCTGCATAGGCGGCTGGCTCGCCGCCTACGGGCCCGTCACCGAAGCCGAATGGACGGCCCAGTCGTCCACCCTCCAGTTCTGCAtcggcatctccatcttctACGTTGGTCTGGCGGCGAACTTCTTCCACGACGAGGAACTTCGTGAGATTCGGAGGACCGAGCAGCGTCGCCAGCAGCGCGTCCAGGGGAACGGCAACGCGAAACAGGTCAGCGTGGAGAAGCACTACCAGATCCCGCAGGCCGGGCTGTTTCGCTATGTGCTGTATGCGCATTATCTGTGTGAGTGGGTGGAGTGGTTTGGGTTTTTGGTCGCCGCGGGGTGGGGGTGCGTTCCGGCGTGGACGTTTTTGGTGAATGAGGTGTTTGCGATGCTGCCGAGGGCGgtgaaggggaagaagtgGTATATTGAGAAGTTTGGCGAGGAGAAGATTCGGAAGAGGTGGGCTGTTTTGCCGGGCGTTGTTTAG
- a CDS encoding serine peptidase (similar to Aspergillus clavatus NRRL 1 XP_001273182.1), giving the protein MRLSFLAATIAALTAPATVNAVHASQELGYIPPIPEDVSGPIGLSKRATNPNIKAATFQQLIDHNNPSLGTFTQRYWYNAEFYNGPGSPIVLNAPGEFASDQFTGYTTNLTLPGVFAQSNGGAALILEHRYWGKSSPYQSLTTENLQYLTLDQSIQDLIYFAKNVKLPFDPNGSSKPDKAPWILSGCSYPGALAAWTHHLAPGTFWAYHCSSAVVEAIGDYWQYFAPIDSALPKNCTTDLKRMNKYIQKVLTNGTDEAKNKLKKKFGFDGLADDDFVSAIDGSLGSWQGQQFYSGYTDTFKMCDYIEGVAPGNATKIPGPEGVGTCTGLKNWAKWWREYMLPGPGSCSTVDSWKGYPPLACYDTHNASYPLFTDLTVENPFNRQWMWFLCNEAFEYWQVGSPKSTVGYPPPMYNVDYWRRQCPVYFPEVHGHKVGMVKGIRAEDVNKRTGGWNNVNTTRLMWVNGEYDPWRSASVASDFRPGGAFVGDEERPSYVIPKAAHCNDMIIRNAAANPGVKQVVDAEVAKMKEWVDAFYKKRG; this is encoded by the exons ATGCGTTTGTCTTTCCTTGCCGCCACCATCGCGGCCTTGACCGCACCGGCAACCGTGAATGCCGTTCACGCCAGTCAAGAGCTCGGCTACATCCCTCCGATCCCCGAAGATGTATCCGGCCCAATTGGCTTGTCGAAGCGGGCGACGAACCCAAACATCAAGGCCGCTACCTTTCAGCAGCTCATCGACCACAATAACCCGTCCCTGGGGACTTTCACCCAACGGTACTGGTATAACGCCGAATTCTACAACGGCCCCGGCTCACCAATTGTCTTGAACGCTCCGGGTGAATTTGCCAGCGACCAGTTCACCGGTTACACgaccaacttgacacttcCCGGGGTGTTTGCCCAGTCCAACGGCGGAGCAGCCCTCATCTTGGAACACCGCTACTGGGGCAAGAGCTCACCCTATCAAAGTCTCACCACTGAGAATCTGCAATATCTCACACTCGACCAATCCATCCAGGATCTCATTTACTTTGCAAAGAATGTCAAGCTGCCGTTCGACCCTAACGGCAGCTCCAAGCCCGACAAGGCGCCGTGGATTCTGTCAGGATGCTCATACCCCGGTGCTTTGGCGGCGTGGACTCACCATCTTGCTCCTGGGACTTTCTGGGCGTACCACTGCTCTagtgctgttgttgaagctaTTGGCGATTACTGGCAGTACTTTGCTCCGATTGACTCTGCGCTGCCAAAGAACTGCACCACTGATCTGAAGAGGATGAACAAGTATATACAAAAGGTGCTCACCAACGGGACCGACGAGGCGAAGAATaagctcaagaagaagtttggCTTTGACGGCCTTGCAGACGATGACTTTGTCAGTGCGATCGATGGGTCGTTGGGCAGTTGGCAGGGACAGCAGTTCTACAGCGGGTACACTGACACTTTTAAGATGTGCGACTACATCGAG GGAGTTGCTCCTGGAAACGCTACCAAGATTCCTGGGCCGGAAGGTGTTGGAACTTGCACTGGTTTGAAGAACTGGGCTAAGTGGTGGCGAGAGTATATGCTTCCTGGACCTGGAT CGTGCTCTACGGTCGATTCGTGGAAAGGATATCCCCCATTAGCATGCTACGACACGCACAATGCCTCATACCCTCTCTTCACAGACCTGACTGTCGAGAACCCCTTCAACAGACAATGGATGTGGTTCCTATGCAACGAAGC TTTCGAATACTGGCAAGTCGGCTCCCCCAAGTCAACAGTCGGCTACCCACCACCAATGTACAACGTCGACTACTGGCGCCGCCAATGCCCCGTCTACTTCCCCGAAGTGCACGGCCACAAGGTCGGCATGGTGAAGGGCATCCGGGCCGAAGACGTCAACAAGCGCACGGGGGGGTGGAACAACGTCAACACCACGCGGCTGATGTGGGTGAATGGCGAGTACGATCCCTGGCGCTCGGCGTCGGTGGCGTCGGATTTCAGACCGGGCGGTGCGTTTGTGGGCGACGAGGAGAGGCCGTCGTATGTGATTCCCAAGGCGGCGCATTGCAATGATATGATTATTCGGAATGCGGCTGCGAATCCGGGCGTGAAGCAGGTGGTTGATGCGGAGgtggcgaagatgaaggagtGGGTTGATGCGTTTTATAAGAAGAGGggctga
- a CDS encoding regulator of chromosome condensation (similar to Verticillium alfalfae VaMs.102 XP_003006688.1), protein MPATRLSSTRNIQPQRKRLTRSPNKAIPRIKNSAQDKLTGRASRTETNSSSSTRRKRSHDYDAVATPLIVQKRRKTSLGVSTDLTPSVTPSTIIIQVPTKKLTVFVFGTGEAGELGLGPIKQEALSPTLNSCLDAGRPSAFHIVQLACGGMHTVALTADNKIITWGVNDEHALGRDTQWEGKLESVDAGSEDGDDDDEKADMNPYESTPGEVPSKYFPTGIRFSQVAAGDSCSFALTTTGLVYGWGTFRDSSGNKGFRYDEPGDTVENQATPYHIQGLQNITQICCGDNHALALDSSGNIWAWGCNDQYQFGRRLVTRSDKPPLIPQQVRVCRNRAKYIACGGDHCFAVDWDDNVYGWGANNFGQAGDASSAGTNSAFVPPTKIRSLCQKQVVVLDGGAHHSAAVTADGSCLVWGRIDDGQLGVDFTPEQLQDSTLIRHDERSKPRICLRPAMIPTIQQANFVACSSDHTILIDKAGNAYSSGYGDQGQLGHNSTDTVKVMRRIKRESVDDTRMTWAGAGGQFSIIAGPAKSEAPFWALCSSLSPNRASMIVD, encoded by the exons aTGCCTGCTACAAGACTCTCGTCAACGCGGAACATCCAGCCTCAAAGGAAGAGGCTAACGCGCTCACCAAACAAGGCCATCCCACGAATCAAGAACTCTGCCCAAGACAAGCTCACAGGTCGCGCAAGTCGAACCGAGACAaactcttcgtcttcaactCGGCGGAAACGTTCTCATGACTATGATGCAGTCGCTACTCCCCTCATCGTccagaaaagaagaaagaccAGCCTGGGCGTGtcgacagacttgacacccTCTGTGACGccctccaccatcatcatccaggtCCCTACAAAGAAGCTCACAGTATTCGTATTTGGAACTGGCGAAGCCGGCGAGCTAGGACTTGGCCCAATAAAGCAGGAAGCCTTGAGCCCTACCCTTAACTCGTGTCTTGATGCTGGCCGTCCTTCTGCCTTCCATATTGTCCAACTTGCCTGCGGCGGTATGCATACGGTTGCCTTGACGGCGGATAATAAGATCATCACTTGGGGGGTGAATGATGAGCACGCTCTTGGACGAGATACGCAGTGGGAGGGCAAACTAGAAAGCGTCGACGCTGGCTCAGAggacggcgacgatgatgacgagaagGCAGACATGAATCCCTACGAATCAACCCCTGGAGAGGTTCCGTCAAAATATTTTCCTACGGGCATTCGATTTAGCCAGGTCGCTGCTGGTGATAGCTGCAGCTTCGCGCTCACTACTACTGGTCTTGTCTACGGATGGGGCACCTTTCGT GACTCCAGTGGCAACAAAGGTTTCAGGTATGATGAGCCTGGAGACACTGTCGAAAATCAAGCAACACCATATCATATTCAGGGCCTCCAAAACATCACCCAGATTTGCTGTGGCGACAATCACGCATTGGCTCTCGATAGCAGTGGGAACATCTGGGCCTGGGGCTGCAATGACCAATATCAATTTGGCCGCCGTCTCGTTACACGCAGTGACAAACCCCCCCTAATACCGCAGCAAGTTCGAGTATGTCGCAATAGGGCTAAATACATTGCATGTGGGGGCGATCATTGTTTTGCAGTCGATTGGGACGATAACGTGTATGGCTGGGGTGCGAACAACTtcggccaagctggagacgCTTCCAGTGCTGGAACCAACTCGGCGTTCGTGCCACCAACCAAGATCCGAAGCCTCTGCCAGAAGCAAGTAGTAGTCCTGGACGGCGGTGCGCATCACTCTGCTGCCGTGACGGCTGATGGTAGTTGCTTAGTTTGGGGTCGAATCGATGATGGTCAATTAGGCGTGGACTTTACACCCGAGCAGTTGCAAGACTCGACGCTTATTCGGCACGATGAGCGTAGCAAGCCTCGCATTTGCTTACGCCCTGCCATGATTCCTACTATTCAACAAGCCAATTTTGTTGCATGTAGCTCGGATCATACCATCTTGATTGATAAGGCTGGCAACGCTTACTCCTCCGGCTATGGCGACCAGGGTCAACTTGGCCATAACTCTACCGACACTGTGAAGGTTATGCGGCGCATCAAAAGAGAGAGCGTGGATGATACGAGAATGACTTGGGCGGGAGCCGGCGGCCAATTTTCCATCATTGCTGGGCCTGCTAAGAGCGAGGCGCCTTTCTGGGCTCTGTGTTCCTCTTTGTCTCCGAACCGCGCATCCATGATCGTCGATTGA